A region from the Oncorhynchus masou masou isolate Uvic2021 unplaced genomic scaffold, UVic_Omas_1.1 unplaced_scaffold_2087, whole genome shotgun sequence genome encodes:
- the LOC135532888 gene encoding putative nuclease HARBI1, which translates to MACPFVRDVVDEEALVLRRAFRRERVFRDRLDPLAFPDDHLYERYRFSADGIRYLCRLLGPRIKHRTARSHALSVEQMVCVALRFFASGAFLYSVGDAEQLNKATICRTIRSVCLAIKALADVFISFPGHRRLCDIKEEFYRIAGFPNVIGAVDCTHIRIKAPSGTHEADFVNRKSFHSINVQMVCNADCVISNVVAKWPGSVHDSRIFRASEIYHKVNSLVCCWETGGMAASLFS; encoded by the exons atggcatgcccattcgtgcgagatgtggtggatgaagaagcacttgtgctgaggagagccttcaggcgagaaagggtcttcagggaccggttggacccactggccttccctgatgaccatctatatgaaagatacaggttttctgcagatggcatcaggtatctatgcagactactgggtcccaggattaagcaccgcactgcacggagccatgcactgagtgtggagcaaatggtttgtgtggccttgcgcttttttgctagtggagccttcctgtactcagtgggggatgcagaacagctgaacaaggccacaatttgccgcacaataaggagtgtgtgtctggctatcaaagcattagcagatgtcttcatctccttccctggccacagaagactctgtgacatcaaagaggagttctataggattgcag gtttccccaatgtcattggtgcagtggactgcacacacataaggataaaagccccctcaggtacccatgaggccgattttgtgaataggaaatcctttcacagcattaatgttcag atggtctgcaatgctgactgtgtgatcagcaatgttgtggcaaaatggcctggctcagtccatgactccagaatctttcgggcctctgaaatctatcacaag gtgaattctctggtgtgttgctgggagacagggggtatggctgccagccttttctcctga